The Lactuca sativa cultivar Salinas chromosome 2, Lsat_Salinas_v11, whole genome shotgun sequence genome includes a window with the following:
- the LOC111905718 gene encoding 17.8 kDa class I heat shock protein has protein sequence MSIIPSFFTGRRSNVFDPFSLDIWDPFQGLSSALSNLPESSRETAAIANTRIDWKETPEAHIFKADLPGLKKEEVKVEVEEGRVLQISGERSREHEEKNDKWHRVERSSGKFLRRFRLPESAKLEEVKASMENGVLTVTVPKAEEKKPEVKSIDISG, from the coding sequence ATGTCGATCATTCCAAGCTTCTTTACAGGCAGAAGGAGCAACGTATTCGATCCCTTCTCCCTCGACATCTGGGACCCTTTCCAGGGCCTTTCCAGTGCTCTCAGCAACCTTCCCGAATCATCACGTGAAACAGCAGCAATCGCCAATACCAGAATCGACTGGAAGGAGACGCCGGAGGCCCACATTTTCAAAGCGGACTTGCCTGGGCTGAAGAAAGAGGAGGTGAAGGTGGAGGTTGAAGAAGGAAGGGTGTTGCAGATCAGCGGAGAGAGGAGCAGGGAACATGAAGAGAAGAACGACAAGTGGCATAGGGTTGAGAGGAGCTCCGGGAAGTTCTTGAGGAGGTTCAGGCTGCCGGAAAGTGCAAAACTGGAAGAGGTGAAAGCTAGCATGGAGAACGGCGTGCTGACAGTGACCGTGCCCAAGGCGGAAGAGAAGAAGCCGGAAGTGAAATCCATTGACATTAGTGGTTAA